The Hypanus sabinus isolate sHypSab1 chromosome 3, sHypSab1.hap1, whole genome shotgun sequence genome contains a region encoding:
- the LOC132391972 gene encoding uncharacterized protein LOC132391972, which translates to MGSHAYTGICPPLFLRYIDKCIGIASCMHADFVDFINFASNFHPALKLTCSISDTSIPFLDLSVSISGDGLFTDIYYKPTDSHSYLDYFLFPPCLLQKCYPLLTIPPSPPHLLSDDAFHSRTKEMSSFFKERGFPSYTNNSALKHISPISRTSTLTPSSHHPTWDRVPLVLTYHPTSLQVQRIILRNFRHLQRDSTTKHIFPSPPSAFHRDRSLRDSLVHSSPPPPSLPTDLPPGTYPCKRNKCYTCRYTSSLTTIQGPRQSFQVRRHFTCESAGAVYCVRCSRCGLLYIGETQRRLGDRFAEHLRSVCQRKQDLPVATHFNSTSHSHSDMSIHGLLYCQNESKLRLEEQHLIYWLGSLQPDGMNVDFSNFR; encoded by the coding sequence ATGGGCTCCCATGCCTATACTGGTAtctgtcccccacttttccttcgctacatcgacaaaTGCATTGGCATTgcttcctgcatgcatgctgacttcgttgacttcattaactttgcctccaactttcaccctgctctCAAACTTACCtgttccatttctgacacctccatcccctttcttgatctttctgtctccatctctggagacggcttatttactgatatctactataagcctacggactctcacagctacctggactatttcctcttcccaccctgtcttttgcaaaaatgctatccccttctcacaattcctccgtctccgccgcatctgctctcagatgacgcttttcattccaggacgaaggagatgtcttccttttttaaagaaaggggcttcccttcctacACCaataactctgctctcaaacacatctctcccatttcacgcacatccactctcaccccatcctcccaccaccccacttgggatagggttccccttgtccttacctaccaccccaccagcctccaggtccaacgtataattctccgtaacttccgccaccttcaacgggattccactaccaagcacatctttccctcccccccttctgctttccacagggatcgctccctacgtgactcccttgtccactcatcccccccccccccatcccttcccaccgatctccctcctggcacttatccttgtaagcggaacaaatgctacacctgccgttacacttcctccctcaccaccattcagggccccagacagtccttccaggtgaggcgacacttcacctgtgagtcggctggtgcggtatactgcgtccggtgctcccggtgtggccttttatatattggtgagacccaacgcagactgggagaccgtttcgctgaacacctacgctcggtctgccagagaaagcaggatctcccagtggccacacattttaattccacatcccattcccattctgatatgtctatccatggcctcctctactgtcaaaatgaatccaaactcaggttggaggaacaacaccttatatactggctgggtagcctccaacctgatggcatgaacgttgacttctctaacttccgttaa